One window of Felis catus isolate Fca126 chromosome D4, F.catus_Fca126_mat1.0, whole genome shotgun sequence genomic DNA carries:
- the LHX2 gene encoding LIM/homeobox protein Lhx2 gives MLFHSLSGPEVHGVIDEMDRRAKSEAPAISSAIDRGDTETTMPSISSDRAALCAGCGGKISDRYYLLAVDKQWHMRCLKCCECKLNLESELTCFSKDGSIYCKEDYYRRFSVQRCARCHLGISASEMVMRARDLVYHLNCFTCTTCNKMLTTGDHFGMKDSLVYCRLHFEALLQGEYPAHFNHADVAAAAAAAAAAKSAGLGAAGANPLGLPYYNGVGTVQKGRPRKRKSPGPGADLAAYNAALSCNENDAEHLDRDQPYPSSQKTKRMRTSFKHHQLRTMKSYFAINHNPDAKDLKQLAQKTGLTKRVLQVWFQNARAKFRRNLLRQENTGVDKSTEAALQTGTPSGPASELSNASLSPSSTPTTLTDLTSPALPTVTSVLTSVPGNLEGHEPHSPSQTTLTNLF, from the exons ATGCTGTTCCACAGTCTGTCGGGCCCCGAGGTGCACGGGGTCATCGACGAGATGGACCGCAGGGCCAAGAGCGAGGCTCCCGCCATCAGCTCCGCCATCGACCGCGGCGACACGGAGACG ACCATGCCGTCCATCAGCAGTGACCGAGCCGCGCTGTGCGCTGGCTGTGGGGGCAAGATCTCAGACCGCTACTACCTGCTGGCGGTGGACAAGCAGTGGCACATGCGCTGCCTCAAGTGCTGCGAGTGCAAGCTCAACCTGGAGTCAGAGCTCACCTGTTTCAGCAAGGATGGGAGCATCTACTGCAAGGAAGACTACTACAG GCGGTTCTCTGTGCAGCGCTGCGCCCGCTGCCACCTGGGCATCTCGGCCTCGGAGATGGTGATGCGCGCTCGGGACTTGGTTTATCACCTCAACTGCTTCACATGCACCACGTGTAACAAGATGCTGACCACGGGTGACCACTTCGGCATGAAGGACAGCCTGGTCTACTGCCGCTTGCACTTCGAAGCGCTGCTGCAGGGCGAGTACCCCGCGCACTTCAACCACGCCGACGTGGCGGCAGCGGCAGCCGCAGCGGCAGCGGCCAAGAGCGCCGGGCTAGGCGCAGCCGGGGCCAATCCGCTGGGTCTTCCCTACTACAATGGCGTGGGCACGGTGCAGAAGGGGCGGCCGAGGAAGCGCAAGAGCCCCGGCCCCGGGGCGGATCTGGCGGCCTACAACGCTG CGCTGAGCTGCAACGAGAACGACGCGGAGCACCTGGACCGCGACCAGCCCTACCCGAGCAGCCAGAAGACAAAGCGCATGCGCACCTCCTTCAAGCACCACCAGCTTCGGACCATGAAGTCTTACTTTGCCATTAACCACAACCCCGACGCCAAGGACTTGAAGCAGCTTGCGCAAAAGACGGGCCTCACCAAACGGGTCCTCCAG GTCTGGTTTCAGAACGCCAGGGCCAAGTTCAGGCGCAACCTCTTACGGCAGGAAAACACGGGTGTGGACAAGTCTACGGAGGCAGCGTTGCAGACCGGGACGCCTTCGGGGCCAGCCTCGGAGCTCTCCAATGCCTCGCTCAGCCCCTCCAGCACGCCCACCACCCTCACAGACTTGACTAGCCCCGCCCTGCCAACTGTGACGTCAGTCTTAACTTCTGTGCCTGGCAACCTGGAGGGCCACGAGCCTCACAGCCCCTCACAAACGACTCTCACCAACCTTTTCTAG